From a region of the Tenggerimyces flavus genome:
- a CDS encoding SDR family NAD(P)-dependent oxidoreductase — translation MPSTATWWATCVVGCFDDPDRAGADSSIMVEASKVALVTGASRGIGREIALSLTRRGLAVGLLGRDVAALEAVRDECGPTASVAVADVTDEAAVRSAVASVEQVLGPIDLLVNNAGRIESSEQSLWETDPAEWWAVVETDLRGPFLCCHAVLPGMVARRRGRIVNLTSGIAIRDSDIYSGYAAAKTALVRLTGSIVAAAGEYGVTAYDLSPGHVETSMTTSMAMHHGRTSWTPPAAVTDLVDAIAAGRADALTGRYFRSGADDLESLLANADAMTAADARTLRLRPYGADDPLAP, via the coding sequence ATGCCAAGCACTGCCACGTGGTGGGCGACGTGCGTGGTGGGCTGCTTCGACGACCCGGACCGCGCGGGTGCAGACTCTTCGATCATGGTCGAAGCCAGCAAGGTCGCCCTCGTCACCGGAGCCAGCCGCGGGATCGGGCGCGAGATCGCGCTCTCCCTCACCCGCCGCGGCCTCGCCGTCGGGCTGCTCGGGCGGGACGTCGCGGCGTTGGAGGCGGTACGCGACGAGTGCGGGCCTACTGCGAGCGTCGCGGTCGCCGACGTGACCGACGAGGCTGCCGTGCGTTCCGCCGTCGCCTCGGTCGAGCAGGTGCTCGGGCCGATCGACCTGCTGGTCAACAACGCGGGCCGGATCGAGTCCAGCGAGCAGTCGCTGTGGGAGACCGACCCGGCCGAGTGGTGGGCGGTGGTCGAGACGGATCTGCGCGGCCCGTTCCTGTGCTGCCACGCCGTCCTGCCCGGGATGGTCGCACGCCGCCGCGGCCGCATCGTCAACCTCACCAGCGGAATCGCGATCCGCGACAGCGACATCTACAGCGGGTACGCCGCGGCGAAGACCGCGCTGGTCAGGCTCACCGGCTCGATCGTCGCGGCCGCGGGGGAGTACGGCGTGACCGCGTACGACCTCTCGCCCGGCCACGTCGAGACGTCCATGACCACGTCGATGGCGATGCACCACGGCCGGACGTCGTGGACCCCACCAGCGGCGGTGACCGACCTCGTCGACGCGATCGCCGCGGGCCGCGCGGACGCGTTGACCGGCCGATACTTCCGCTCCGGCGCCGACGACCTCGAGTCCCTGTTGGCGAATGCCGACGCGATGACCGCCGCCGACGCCCGCACACTGCGACTCCGCCCGTATGGCGCCGACGACCCGCTCGCCCCATGA
- a CDS encoding permease-like cell division protein FtsX: MKLAILLGLVAGLLVGCTGPDSTVATCQNAVSAYLGADEDVPRVVERLRADDRFTDLHTETSARAAKRLATWYPAMAPVAQGRTAAAVHLAVTDPDRRQDRVEGLNAMLRGVGVARRADCDQKDEERGRQLVEFGEKLLCGQTVSIRFARDEDLRPALEVARNNARVQKVAVVSRAEAFERAKELFRDQPDLEKVLTPEDTSPYLEVTVVDSADPKAVGAQLTGILEGADQAQLQVCVTVPHPVVPARQGR; the protein is encoded by the coding sequence ATGAAGCTCGCGATCCTGCTCGGCCTGGTCGCCGGCCTCCTGGTCGGGTGCACGGGACCCGACTCGACCGTCGCGACCTGCCAGAACGCGGTGTCGGCGTACCTCGGCGCGGACGAGGACGTGCCGAGAGTCGTGGAGCGGCTTCGCGCCGACGACCGCTTCACCGACCTCCACACCGAGACCAGCGCCCGGGCGGCGAAGCGGCTCGCCACCTGGTACCCGGCCATGGCGCCTGTCGCGCAAGGTCGCACGGCTGCCGCGGTGCACCTCGCGGTGACCGATCCGGATCGCCGCCAGGACCGTGTCGAGGGACTCAACGCCATGCTGCGCGGCGTGGGAGTCGCCCGCCGGGCCGACTGTGACCAGAAGGACGAGGAACGCGGACGCCAGCTGGTCGAGTTCGGCGAGAAGCTGCTGTGCGGGCAGACGGTGAGCATCCGGTTCGCGCGCGACGAGGACCTGCGACCGGCGCTCGAGGTCGCTCGGAACAACGCACGCGTCCAGAAGGTCGCCGTGGTGTCGCGGGCGGAGGCGTTCGAACGTGCCAAGGAACTCTTCCGCGACCAACCCGATCTTGAGAAGGTCCTGACGCCCGAGGACACGTCCCCGTACCTGGAGGTCACGGTGGTCGACTCCGCCGACCCCAAGGCGGTAGGCGCCCAGCTCACCGGCATCCTCGAGGGTGCCGACCAGGCTCAGCTCCAGGTGTGCGTCACGGTCCCGCATCCGGTCGTCCCGGCGCGTCAGGGGCGATAG
- the argC gene encoding N-acetyl-gamma-glutamyl-phosphate reductase, with the protein MGMRAAIAGASGYAGGELLRLLLQHPEIEIGTLTAGSNAGSKLGQHQPHLLPLADKVLEDTTADTLQGHDIVFLALPHGQSAAIAAQLPDDTIVIDCGADHRLENEEDWQHWYQSDHAGTWPYGLPELQGQREKLKQAKRIAVPGCYPTVATLALAPAIQAGIADADDVVIVAASGTSGAGKSLKPNLLGSEVMGAVSAYGVGGTHRHTPEIIQNLGKLTDEAVTVSFTPTLAPMPRGILATCTAKVKRGIDQGRARAAYAAAWAGEPFLHLLPEGTWPTTAATLGANTLHAQVTVDERAQRLVAVAVIDNLTKGTAGGAIQCMNLALGLPETTGLPTTGLAP; encoded by the coding sequence ATGGGTATGAGGGCCGCGATCGCCGGCGCCAGCGGCTACGCGGGAGGCGAGCTGCTGAGGCTGCTGCTCCAGCACCCCGAGATCGAGATCGGCACCCTCACCGCGGGCAGCAACGCCGGCAGCAAGCTCGGTCAGCACCAGCCGCACCTCCTCCCGCTCGCCGACAAGGTCCTCGAAGACACCACCGCGGACACGCTGCAGGGCCACGACATCGTCTTCCTCGCCCTCCCGCACGGGCAGTCCGCGGCCATCGCGGCCCAGCTGCCGGACGACACGATCGTCATCGACTGCGGCGCGGACCACCGCCTGGAGAACGAGGAAGACTGGCAGCACTGGTACCAGAGCGACCACGCCGGCACCTGGCCGTACGGTCTCCCAGAGCTCCAAGGCCAGCGCGAGAAGCTCAAGCAGGCAAAGAGAATCGCCGTCCCCGGGTGCTATCCCACCGTCGCCACACTCGCCCTCGCCCCGGCCATCCAAGCCGGCATCGCCGACGCCGACGACGTGGTGATCGTCGCCGCGAGCGGTACGTCTGGCGCCGGCAAGAGCCTCAAGCCGAACCTGCTCGGCAGCGAGGTCATGGGCGCGGTGTCCGCGTACGGCGTCGGCGGCACCCACCGCCACACCCCCGAGATCATCCAGAACCTCGGCAAGCTCACCGACGAAGCCGTCACAGTGAGCTTCACCCCCACCCTCGCTCCCATGCCGCGAGGCATCCTCGCCACCTGCACGGCCAAGGTGAAAAGGGGCATCGATCAAGGCAGAGCGAGAGCCGCCTACGCCGCGGCCTGGGCCGGCGAGCCGTTCCTGCACCTGCTCCCAGAAGGCACCTGGCCCACCACCGCGGCCACCCTCGGCGCCAACACCCTGCACGCACAGGTCACCGTCGACGAGCGAGCGCAAAGACTCGTCGCCGTCGCCGTGATCGACAACCTCACCAAGGGCACGGCCGGCGGCGCGATCCAGTGCATGAACCTCGCACTCGGCCTCCCCGAGACCACCGGCCTCCCCACGACCGGGCTCGCGCCATGA
- a CDS encoding ACT domain-containing protein, whose product MTQERSWSLRRYATPVAVCRLAPDADVPQWANAPTPLSAIVRTANELSLVCAADAVPSQERMLGPYVAYEIAGLLDPDLVGVLAELLEPLAEASISVLTVSTFDTDWVLVPERQADAADTAWRRRRHTVLDHIPA is encoded by the coding sequence ATGACCCAAGAGCGCAGCTGGTCCCTCCGCCGCTACGCCACGCCCGTCGCGGTCTGCAGGCTCGCCCCCGACGCCGACGTCCCCCAGTGGGCCAATGCGCCGACGCCGCTCTCAGCGATCGTCCGTACGGCGAACGAGCTCTCCCTCGTCTGTGCCGCCGACGCCGTGCCGAGCCAGGAACGCATGCTCGGCCCGTACGTCGCGTACGAGATCGCCGGCCTGCTCGACCCCGACCTCGTCGGGGTGCTCGCCGAGCTCCTCGAACCCCTCGCCGAGGCGAGCATCAGCGTCCTCACGGTCTCCACCTTCGACACCGACTGGGTCCTGGTCCCCGAACGCCAAGCCGACGCCGCCGACACCGCCTGGCGACGACGGCGTCACACGGTGCTCGACCACATCCCCGCCTGA
- the argJ gene encoding bifunctional glutamate N-acetyltransferase/amino-acid acetyltransferase ArgJ — protein MSVTDPKGFRAAGVTAGLKPSGKPDVALVVNDGPSYAAAAVFTLNRCKANPVLWSETAVKDGTVKAVVLNSGGANCYTGPAGFQNTHASAELVAEKLGIGAIDVVVCSTGLIGEQLHTEKLLNGIAESADKLATTGGQDAATAIMTTDTVSKQSTYVGEGWSIGGMAKGAGMLAPSLATMLVVITTDADVDPVTVDLALRAATKQTFDRLDSDGCMSTNDTVLLMASGASGVKPPYDAFAQAVKEVCHGLAQQLMSDAEGSDHDIAIEVVHAASEDDAVEVGRSIARNNLFKCAVFGKDPNWGRILAAVGTTNAAFDPATLDVAFNGVWICKNGEPGESRDKVDLTDREVTVTVDLKAGNETATIWTNDLTHAYVHENSAYST, from the coding sequence GTGAGCGTCACCGATCCGAAGGGTTTCCGCGCCGCCGGCGTCACCGCCGGGCTGAAGCCGAGCGGCAAGCCCGACGTCGCCCTCGTCGTCAACGACGGCCCGTCGTACGCGGCCGCCGCCGTCTTCACCCTCAACCGCTGCAAGGCCAACCCCGTGCTGTGGAGCGAGACCGCCGTCAAGGACGGAACGGTCAAGGCCGTCGTGCTCAACTCCGGCGGCGCCAACTGCTACACCGGCCCGGCCGGCTTCCAGAACACCCACGCCTCCGCCGAGCTCGTCGCCGAGAAGCTGGGCATCGGCGCGATCGACGTCGTCGTCTGCTCCACCGGCCTGATCGGCGAGCAGTTGCACACCGAGAAGCTCCTGAACGGCATCGCCGAGTCCGCCGACAAGCTCGCGACGACCGGCGGGCAAGATGCGGCGACCGCGATCATGACCACCGACACCGTCTCCAAACAGTCCACGTACGTGGGCGAAGGCTGGTCGATCGGCGGCATGGCCAAGGGCGCGGGCATGCTCGCGCCGTCCCTGGCCACCATGCTCGTCGTCATCACGACCGACGCCGACGTCGACCCGGTCACCGTCGACCTCGCGCTGAGAGCAGCCACCAAGCAGACGTTCGACAGGCTCGACTCCGACGGCTGCATGTCCACCAACGACACGGTCCTGCTGATGGCCAGCGGCGCCAGCGGCGTCAAGCCGCCGTACGACGCGTTCGCCCAAGCTGTCAAGGAAGTCTGCCACGGTCTCGCCCAGCAGCTGATGTCCGACGCCGAGGGTTCCGACCACGACATCGCGATCGAGGTCGTACACGCCGCCAGCGAGGACGACGCGGTCGAGGTCGGCCGTTCGATCGCCCGCAACAACCTGTTCAAGTGTGCGGTGTTCGGCAAGGACCCCAACTGGGGCAGGATCCTCGCCGCCGTCGGCACCACCAACGCCGCGTTCGACCCGGCCACGTTGGACGTCGCGTTCAACGGCGTCTGGATCTGCAAGAACGGCGAGCCCGGCGAGTCCCGCGACAAGGTCGACTTGACAGACCGCGAGGTCACCGTGACCGTCGATCTCAAAGCGGGCAACGAGACCGCGACGATCTGGACCAACGACCTCACCCACGCGTACGTTCACGAGAACTCGGCCTACTCCACATGA